The sequence GTACTGTagataattgtattattttctATTGAACAGGGACAAAGCTGAAATTCCACTCTCTGTCAGATCACTACGGTAAAAACTGTTATATTTGTCCATATTGTAACCTTATTAATGTTATAATTATAGTATATTAATTCTATTACAGCTGAGATATTATTTTTAACTATTAATTCATTGCCTTTCTTGTGTGATTTATTCAGATTCCTCATGCTCGAGCCACAGGAAATGGAgaattttgttcatcttcacaaAGACCAGCCTATACGTAGACAGGTGCCAGTACTGGAATGCATATATGCAGTCACTCACACATAgatgaacaaaaacaattgCACTAACATGGTTTTTGTCTCTTTGTTTGTCTCAGACGGTCATTACATGTATAGGGACGTTGAAGAAGAACATGGCAGATGAGGATGCAGTTAGCTGCCTAGTGATTGGCACAGAGAACGGTGATGTTTACATATTAGATCCGGAAGCCTTTACCATTCTCTGTAAGGTCAGCACATTCTTATCTGCTTCTTATGTGTTTGTTACGCACTATATTCTGCTATTAGCTTCTGGTTTTGATGTATCATTAGAATACCAGTGACTAGTTTAAAATTACTTGTAGTTCTAAAGTAAACAGATTTCCTAGAAAGAATGAACTCATTACTATGAGTTTCCCTGTGTGTTTTCAGATGTCACTGCCTAGTACAGCCACCCTGATGGACGTGACGGGTCAGTTTGATGTGGAATTCCGTATCACTGTGGCGTGTCGCAACGGCAACATCTACATACTACGCAGGTAACTGAGTTAAATGAaacttatttaaacatttttgcgGTCCAAGATGGGAGAACTGAGGATTTTGAAAACTTGTAATGAGTTGAACCAATTGCTTTACAAAATAAATCTCAAAGCACTTGAAACTGGCACGATGAGGATGTATGAATGGAAATCGGTGGAATGAAAAGTGTAGTGTGACCGTCAATTTAGTGTAActtttatggaagcttgtttccgccatggaaaaataaaaaaataaaaattgcgactttttatgctagtttatatctcgcaattctgactttatttctcgcagtttgatgtttatatttcgcaattctgacttatttactcAATAATTCTGTATTGTGAGATTTTTCCCCCTACTTTTTAGACACCTGACCTAATCCTGAGGAGAAAAAcagtctgaattgcaagataaagaaaatgtacaattgcgagaaaaaaagtgagAACTGCGAGTTTGTATCttgcaattacttttttttccttcagaatTGTGATACACAAAATTggaattgtgagagaaaaaaaagtcacaattaccttttttctttttttattctgtggcataAACATGCGATAATATGTTAAAAAGGCCAATAAACAGGTAAGCAACGCTCAGTGCCATTTTCTTTTTGCCTTAAAGAGATTCCCCAAAGCCCAAGTACTGCATTGAGCTGTCCTCTCACCCAGTTGGACTGGTGAGGATGGGAAAGAATGTAGTTGTAGGATGTACTGATGAGACGCTGCAGGGTTACACTCAAAAGGTATGATAAATGTATCCTTATCTGTCACAGTAACAATAATGCCTCCAGAAATTATAACTTTCTAATGAATCCTCCTGTAGGGGAAAAAGCTGTGGACGGCTTATTTGCCAGCCCCCGTTACCACCATGGCACTGATGGACCTTCCCACACGAGGATTCCAGGCTGTACTGGTGGGTCTGGCCAACTGTGAAGTACACATGTACAGAGACAAAAATCTGGTCGGCACCATTAAAACACCAGTAAGAACGGTCATGAATTCAAAACTCAGTTGAAGTGTCCCTGTTCTCATAATCATTATCAGAGACTTAAATTTCTATCTTACAGGATGTAGTAACAAGCATTTGTTTCGGGCGCTATGGACGGGAAGACGGCACTCTAATAATGACCACCAAAGGTAGTGACATATGCTGCATGGTAGATAAAGCAGTTTAGGTAAACTATAAGATTGGCTACAAAACATTTCATATGTTTTTAACTGTTTGTGATCCAGGAGGAGGTTTGATTGTAAAGATCCTCAAGAGGACGGCTGTGTTTGATGACAGGGACTCGGCCCCTGGACCCCCAATAGCCCAGAGCATCCGCCTGAATGTGCCCAAGAAGACCAAGCTCTATGTGGACCAGACTTTGAGAGAGCGTGAAAATGCAGTTGGTTAGTGATGAAGTAAAattaattgtttatatataaataccaAAACGACAATGAACTCTTTCCCCACAATTGACGTTATTTTCCACCATTTATGACACAACGCTTCCCCACCATTGATGGAAATTTCTCTAACTTTAGTTGACAGGCTAATGTTGATTAACAGACACATGCATAGAATGTTACCTTAGAACTGCCTTAACGTAGCATTTATTGCCTCTGAATGatgtttgaaaatattataataataataataaactttattttatatagcgcctttaaaAGGGTATTCTCAAAGCACTTTACACAtagtacaaataaataaacagtcaATACACAATAAAGAAGATAGATtagtaaaaatagtaaatagatagataaatagatacgaaatagtaaaaatacaaattacataTAAGCAAGTctataaaaataagttttaagagaaactttaaaaacactaaGAGAGTTTGCATGTCTAATATCACAGGGGAGAGAGTTCCAAAGTTTTGGAGCATAGGAAGAGAAAGCCCTGACGCCCATCGTGCGCATACGAGTCGTGGGAATGGTCAGGAGGCCTAACTCCGAAGAACGGAGCTCACGCCTGGGAGTATAAACTGTTAAAAGCTCAGATAGATAGTGTGGGGCTAAGTCGTGTAAGGCCTTATAAGTCAACATGAGAATTTTAAAATCTACACGAAACCTGACTGGAAGCCAATGTAGGGACTCCAAGATAGGGGTGATATGCTCTCAGGTTCTTGTCCTTGTTAGCAGCTGAGTTTTGAACATATTGGAGTTTGTTGAGGGTATTTTTCGATACTCCCGCGAGCAGGGCGTTGCAATAATCAATGCGCGAAAAAACAAAGGTATTGATCAGTTTTTCTGCAACATTAAAAGAAAGCATAGGACGAAGCCTTGCGATGTTTCGGAGGTGAAAAAATGATGTTTTAACGGTATTCTGTACATGTGGATCAAATGTGAGATGAGAATCAAATATCACCCCcaggttttttatttttgtttgaaactCGAGAACAGTGCCATCAACATTGAGTGAAGGAGAACCAGCTTTGCGTATTTGGTGAATAGAGCCAAGCAGCATGACCTCTGTCTTATCGCTGTTAAGGCAGAGAAAATTCTTTGACATCCAAATTTTAATCTCCGATATGCAATGTTCGAGAAACGCCACTGCAGTGTGATCTTCAGGTTTTGAGTGAACGTAAATTTGAGTGTCATCTGCATAAAAATGATACTTAAGACCCAGAGGTTGCAAAAGATGACCAAGGGGAAAAATATACATACTAAAGAGTATAGGACTCAAAATAGATCCCTGGGGCACCCCAAATTTGATTGAGCCAATGTTAGACTTGTGCCCACCCATGGAGACAAATTGCCTACGGTCGGTGAGATAGGACTTAAACCAGTCAAGAGCAGTATCAGTGATGCCAAACACAGATTCCATACGAGAGAGTAAAACAGAATGATCAACAGTGTCAAAGGCAGCACTGAGATCGAGAAGGATTCAAATTGACAGGCAGCCAGAATCCGCAGCAAGTAACAAGTCATTAGTAACCTTCACTAAGGCTGTTTCTGTGCTGTGAAATTTACGAAAACCAGACTGGAGGGGCTCAAATAAATTATTCGTTGTAATTGTGTAAGTTGTCAAGATCAACATTCGGCTTTTTAGGTACCGGAGTAACAGCAGCTATTTTAAAAGCTGCTGGTACAACCGCTGAGGAAAGATATTACAAGTTATGGCGGAAATCCGGCGAGGAAATTAGTTGATGGAAGCAATCTCCATCTGTTTTGATCTTTCTGCATCCAATCCGGATGTAGTCTTTGACAATATTGCTATTTTCTCAGCTTTTACCCACATTCATTTTCCAGCCAAActaattttacatattgcataTTACAtacactactggtcaaaagttaGGTTTTAAgatgtaaaatgtttttgaaagatgcctctcatgctcaccaaggctgcatttatttgatttaacttattcctgtgaaggcaaaactgaattttcagcatcattacaccagtcttcagtgtcacatgatacttcagaaatcattctaatatactgatttgctgctcaagatacatttcttattattatcaatatttacatattctaGTATAATTTTTGGCCATGGTGAAAAGCATCCGCCCACACATCTGTCATGTTTATCTTTTGTATTTTATCCACATTGTGTGAACAAAATAGATGTTGACAGTCAAAACGTGCCATTGAAAAAGCAGAAATTAAATGTCACTATTTACATGGATAATTTAGGCTTTTCAAAACCATTTCGGCTGAAACCAGAAGTTAATTTTTTTGCTGTGTTTTATTTGTACATTTCTGTTTTCTGAAATTTCGCCCATCTGTCAGCAGCATTCACACAGTACACACAGACAActgatttattcattttaacaaccaaaaatgtcatttaaaagGTATCGGTGTAATGTTCTGTTTCTTATTAGACTGGTATTGTTTTTTCTATGCAGCCATGCACCGAGCTTTTCAGATGGATCTAAGCAGACTGCGTCTAGCTGCAGCACGCGCTTATGTCAAAGCCCTGGAGTCCAGCCTGGCACCCATGTCGGCGAGCCTGACCGAGCCACTCAAGATGAACGCTGTGGTGAGTTGTGCAATTCTGAGCATGTGAACAAGATGACACCAGATGAATGATACTGATCTCTACTTCTGCTTTTTGTTCCTGCAAGGTTCAAGGGCTGGGCCCATCTTTCAAGCTCACTCTGAACATCCAGAACACTGCAGTGTCTCGTCCAGTCATGAACCTAGCTATCAGTTTTCTGTATGATGAAAGTTTGTACAGCATGAGGACAGCCTTCTTCAAGGTGACCTCAGCTGAGCAGTTTCATGATCACTTTTCTTACCCAATAAGTGCAGGCTCTTTATGTGTCGTTATTGAACTGTTCCACTGATAACAGTGAActgttgtgtgtctgtagattcCTCTACTGGTTCCAGGACTGAATTACCCCATTGACACTTTTGTGGAGTGCTTGAGTGACAAAGGCATCTCTGACATTATCAAAGTAAGACTCTCACCCAGTCAGAACATCTATGCCGCATTTATATGCAGAATAGCTATTAAGTGTGTATTGTGAAAGATATGCAAATTCCACACAGCAGATCACAATATCCCAAAATTAGCCCAATTTTTTATACAAAACTGAATtaaccatttttatttacagaCTAATAACTAGACGCCACTCATGCACATATGAtgaagtgacagtgaagactttaaaaatgttacaaaatatttatatttcatataaatgctgttcttttgaactttctatttattaaagaaacatgaaaaaatgtatcatggtttccacaaaaatattcaacattgataaagaatgaagaaatgtttcttgagctccaaagcagcatattagaatgatttctgaaggatcatgtgacactgaagactgaaaattcaccttagcaaccaccctgggtACCCTAGCAAACGCATTGCAACaccttcaaactttctggaccggcttttccaagccaacttaaagtttgtcttcaaacttttttatctagtttattaattattatttcatatattttaatagaaaagttattttaaattgttatacatacagtatatatatacatacatacatatatacacacacacaatattatacaataatacacaatattactgttttactgtgtttttgatcaaataaatgcagccttgggtttgagacttctttcaaaaaaaaaaaaaattccaaagtTTTGAATTGTAGTATGTGTATGAAATGTAGGTAAAACAGTGTTTAACTAAATTATGCAGCATAAATCATCTATTCAAGACTAAATTTGTTCAGTGTCATCATTCTGCCACTGGTGCCACCTCAAAAAATATGAGCATGACGCCCCTGTACAGTGCCATGATTTACAACATAAATGTTGATTACTGCAAGCATGAAATCAAGCAGATGTTTAATGTTACGTTTGTGATTTCAGGTGTTTGTGCTGAGAGAAGGAAAGAGTGCTCCTCTCCTCACTGCCCACATCAACATGCCTGTGAGTGAAGGACTTGCACTGAACTGAGAGCGAGTCGTGTCATCTAGCTGAGCTTCACAGGCGTCGTCAACTCTTGCTGTGCTCCTAGCAGCAGTTAGCAGCAAGGCTTCTCCAGGAAGCTGCCTGAAACGTCACAGGAGTAAAGAGAAGCTTGTGCTGGCCATAAAGCCGGTGCTTCCTGTAGCTTAGATCTGGATTGAGGGAGGCGCGTCCTCACAGGCAATACCTCTGTACCTTTTAATGGCTAGTGACTGGAGcctttgattgacagctgtgaGGCCAAGTGCTCCACAGGTCATTTAGTTTGGATTCAAGAGATGTTCTGATGTTTATTTGTGGTAGTCATGTATATTTGtatgtaaattaatatttattattcctGATGTAATGATCACacactttataactcaattatgAGACTTTATTGACTCACTTTTGTTGTAATATAGTGATTCAGTACATAATCAGCATTCTGGTTTATGGGGGTAATCTTGCAAGACTGTTCAAGACAGTGCGGtaagaaaaaaatggtttaCTATGTTTAAAGCACACACATGAAGGGGCACACGGATGAAAGTTCACAGGCAAGAATCTTATATAAAGGGCAACCAGAGCTGTAGACGACTGACCCTTCACTAAGCCAGTTGCTGCTCGTCATATCAGACAAGCTTTTGCTCATCTCTTCTGTATGTCTATGGAATTCCAATCTGTTTAGATGATTTCTATAAAATAATCCTTAAAATTAACTGTGTTTACAAGTAATATAATGGTAACAATACAGTACCAAAAGAGGATACAGACAATATTTTGCCcaatttttcaaaactttgagAAAAAATTTGGTCTCAATGAGCATCAGTAACCAAAGGGAGTGAGGCTTAGAGAAAGGTCAATTAATTCTCTCCCTCTGTACAGTGCAACAGCCCCATCCCCTTTTTTCCCCATTCATTTCTCCCATAGGGATTTAAAAAAGGTTTTTATTGAagagttataagccatgaaccaagccaACCAGCCACGAGGTGAATCAAATCATttcaaactttgatttgaagcaaaaaattAGTTGAAAATTGGACAAAAGTACAAAACTGTATTTGACAGCTTTAGTGATGGagagaactacaatcccatgaagcattgcaaacAGCATAATCAGTTAAAAAACgtgtattgcaaaatatgcacaaatatacaaatatttaagtagTTTGAAAGCGTAGGGAGGCCAACTCGATTAGGTCATTTACGCTTGTTTCaactctgattggtggaattttctgtacagcatcatgggtaatgtagtttttcataacaaattcagctgttaaacaagattattttaaaACCAAGTTGAAATAATGCTAAAATTCTATTGATTAACAACCTCAGAGATCACAGTAGGGCTCAATTTCAATTTCCCTATGAAGAAAACTAATGGACTTTTTACTTCCGGAAACccgactgttgcactctatttcACAGTTATACTCTAAACTTTCTACTCAAACTAGTCAACTTCTTTTACATAAGTACAAACTTTCTTTGGCTcagatatttttatgttttgcctAAATATTTCTTGCAAACTTTattgtacactaccattcaaatgtttggggtcagtaagttgtttttgaaaaaagtcacCAAGGCttcaattatttgatcaaaaatacaataaaaacagaaatattgtgaaatattattacaatttaaatgaactttttttctattgtgatatatttcaaaaatataatcaattggcaaagctgaattttcagcatcattagttcagtcttcagtgtcacatgatccttcagaaatcattctaatatgctgatttggtgctcaaaaaaaaaacattataacaaatgttgaaaaattattttataacatacatttgtttactgtcacttttgatcattttaatgcatcctcaCTGAATACAAAAATCTttctgacctcaaacttttgaaatgtagagTAAATAAAAATCAGGTTCACTGATTTTTCGGAGTATATTCTGTTGGCTGTTGCATCTCAATATTTGCTTTCCTTTCCTGTCATGCTGAATGAAAATTGTGCATCGTGCCATATAGCTCATTGTATGAGTGCTCTACTGCTGGTCAGGCACCCACTTCATAAATACAACTGAGATTACAGGAGACATAGTAAAGAAGATAAGGGACTGAGGAAGCAGTGAGGACAAGGAGCATCCATCTAAGTAAACATAGTGAGGGTGATCCACTATAAGAAGACAGGAAGAAAACAAGAGGGAGAGAAATGTTGCAACCATATATTACTGAGCCACAGAGAGACAGGgatgcatttttgttttgaagTTCTCATTACTAAAAACCAGTTTAGACCAACCTGGGTAAAGCTGAAGGATACCAATCCATCTTCATCAGTGTCCATTgctttaaaagtttctgttggAATAAATGTGAACTCTTGACACATCCAGTCCTATCTTTGTCATTTGTAACTACATTGTGAAAATCatccttaaaaaaatatttttttttacttggcaCACTTACTAAACATAGTCTCCAGGCGGATCAGACAAGCCACAAAGTTGTCGAAGTCCACGTTGAGGTCTGTCTTTGCATAGCGCAGGATTATCAGCTGGAACAGGTTGTTGGTTAACTTGAAGCCTTATAGAGGCACAAAATCCAAAAAGTCGtcataaacataatttaccatagtaattatagatatgcttttaaaaaaaatgttgcatgTGGCAGATACCTGCTGATTCTAATGCCAGACGCATTTCATAAGAGCTCATTGTGCCAGACTTGTCCAAGTCAAACTTCCTAAACACAGCCTTgtggtttatttaaaaaaaaataaaaaatactgtcaacatttacactaccattcaaaagtctggggtcggtaatttaaatgcttttgaaaaaaaagttcaacaacgctgcatttatttgatcggaagtaaaaaaaacagttatattgtgaaatattattcaaatttaaaataacttttctatttttaatatattttaaaatgcaatttatttctgatgggaaagctgcattttcagcatcattactccagtaagTGTCACgggattcttcagaaatcagtctaattatatgctgatttgctgctcaagaaacatttattatcaataaTGAAAACCattcaaaagaatagcattcatttgaaatttgtaacatatgtctttactgtcacttttgatcaatttaatgtgtccttgttcaataaaagtattaatttataatttttttaaaaaatttaccaaccccaaaattttgaatggtaatgtatgtCTAATATTTCATCCACACACCATAAAGTAAGCATAAAATGTAGCCACTGACAAGATATCGTTTGATCTTCTCCCAGAGCACATGGAAATCTATCAGTCCCAGCTTTCCTAGACCAGTTGTCTTTATGGCAGTCAAGGTTTAATCCACACTAAAATGGCCTGCAAATGCTAATATTCTAATATTGTGTGGAGTCTTTAAAGGATACATCCATAAGATTTATCATGGCTCGACAGGCCTCTTTACCAAATCCGTCTGTCTTTATATCTTTATCTGTAAGAAGAGCAATTATTAGGTCATTTTAAACTTCAGTTGGCTCCTTTTAGGGAAAATTCAAGGTTAAGTATGACCATGGCTTTATTCACAGCATATGTGGAATGTGTCAATTAGCACAAAACTAATTGTGAAAACTGAAATATGCTTTACGTGTCCATAAGCACACTCACGTTTGCTAACAACTCGGTTCAGAATCATCTGGAGTTTGGACACATTGATCTCCATTTCCTGTAAACCAAAGTAAGCACGTCAACAAAGCTATTGGACATTACAACAACCCATTACCACCACTTCCAGCAGTCTTACCGGCCCTGCCAGCTTTGCGAAAAGTGCCTTGAAGCCCTCATCAATGTCACTCTCCCGGAGCGCAGGCTGCCAAAGAAACAACACATTAATTAACATCAAAACTTCCCGGTATTCATCTGTGGGAAACTCACCTCATCCGGTACATCTGCTGAAATTTCATCATCTAGCTCCCTATAGTGAAAGAACAAAAATTTATTTTCTCTCAGTTCCATTTTAATATgcactattttaatttttttcatacCTTATATTATACAAATcaaatttttattcatatttctaaccatatttatatatatatatatatatatatatatatatatatatatatatatatatatatatatataaatttatttacaaccccatttccagaaaagttgggacattttgtaaaatgcaacaaaaatatGTGATTTACTAATTCTCTCAAACCTTTAAAATTGAGGTCTTTTACCATCTCCatacataatattgtgaaaagattCAGGGGATCCAGAGAATTCTCAGTCCATGTAGGACAAAGCAGGAAACCTCTGTTGAATGTGTGTGACCTTTGAGCCCTCAGATGGCATTGCATGAGGAACCATCATACTGTGTTAAATATAGCCACATGGGCTAGGGAGTACTTTGAAAAATCGTTGTCACTTAACAGTTTGCTGCATCAAGAAATGCAACTCAAATCTCTGGGTGCAAGCTCATCTCAGATGGTTAAAAACACTGTGGAAATGTgtgctgtggtcagatgaatccACCTTTCAGCTTGTTTTTGGAGAAAACTGACTTTGAGTTCTCAGTCCCAAAGACAAATGTGACTTGCATATGTGAGAAGGAACCATTGATGTTTAACTATTTGTATTACTaccatttcaaatatttataattgcaccattaaaaaaatatatattaaacaaatgTACTGTTGTTATTTTATAACCATTCTGAATATATATTATTGctcagtttgaaaaaaaaaaaaaaaaaaaacattacatatacatttattttcaaacgGTCACTCACTGGGAGTCAGCAGCCTTTTCTGAAAAGACCCTCAGCACAAAGTCTCCTTCTTTCTGGGGCTCAAAGGTGGAGGGGACGATGATATATTCCCCTGGTGGCAGGCAGAAACGGGAGCTCACCTCTCGAAGGTTGATGAAGAGCTCGGAACGAGCGCTGGATGTGTGTTTGAGGAAAAAATCACGCTTCAGATGCACACCTACCTGGCCCAGACACTAACAAGGGGGGGAGATTCATATAACTACACACATATCACTCTAGagccctattcggacgggattTTAAATGGGAAGGTGGGGGTAAAGTAATTATTACCAGAGCTTCTCAGTGATTTTATTCCCGTCCGAATGTGCAATCTCGGTAATCATTACGGACAATGTCAGTAAAGATTACGGCGACTTTTACACTCTGTAAAAAGGTCCggaaaaattacctcaggtaataCTAAACCAGTTCGAATAGACCCGCTGTAAATATGTACGGTAAAATTCAAGCATGGAAGcacttgaagaaacattcatttgTGTTGTAGGTGGTGGGACAAGTCTGTGGCAAGCCTCAAGTATTTTCTACATACCATTCAGAGCAAAAAGAAGATCGAAGCACTTGTCAGGAGGCACAAAACTAATTTCATCTTTAGCTAAGTGCCTATTACCATCAtaatccaatcagaatttaattaataaatcggACCTAACTgttatttatagtttatatCTTTAGATTATGTGTGTTTTCGCACATGGTATCAGGAAGCAACGTATACCAACATGACGACAGGGAGTTGACGGCGGTGCGTAAATTGAGTTA comes from Chanodichthys erythropterus isolate Z2021 chromosome 22, ASM2448905v1, whole genome shotgun sequence and encodes:
- the bbs1 gene encoding Bardet-Biedl syndrome 1 protein isoform X1, which gives rise to MSSVPQDLKDTSVASSKWLDAHYDPVANLYTFSSCIALSDLHGDGENKLVVGDLGTGVCNMKLKVYRGTGLLSESTLLDLPTGLVSFLMDLHEPRTPAIAVASGPFIYVYKNLRPYFKFTLPSLEVNPLEQEVWSQAREDMIDPMTLKEMLEGLRDKAEIPLSVRSLRFLMLEPQEMENFVHLHKDQPIRRQTVITCIGTLKKNMADEDAVSCLVIGTENGDVYILDPEAFTILCKMSLPSTATLMDVTGQFDVEFRITVACRNGNIYILRRDSPKPKYCIELSSHPVGLVRMGKNVVVGCTDETLQGYTQKGKKLWTAYLPAPVTTMALMDLPTRGFQAVLVGLANCEVHMYRDKNLVGTIKTPDVVTSICFGRYGREDGTLIMTTKGGGLIVKILKRTAVFDDRDSAPGPPIAQSIRLNVPKKTKLYVDQTLRERENAVAMHRAFQMDLSRLRLAAARAYVKALESSLAPMSASLTEPLKMNAVVQGLGPSFKLTLNIQNTAVSRPVMNLAISFLYDESLYSMRTAFFKIPLLVPGLNYPIDTFVECLSDKGISDIIKVFVLREGKSAPLLTAHINMPVSEGLALN
- the bbs1 gene encoding Bardet-Biedl syndrome 1 protein isoform X2: MKLKVYRGTGLLSESTLLDLPTGLVSFLMDLHEPRTPAIAVASGPFIYVYKNLRPYFKFTLPSLEVNPLEQEVWSQAREDMIDPMTLKEMLEGLRDKAEIPLSVRSLRFLMLEPQEMENFVHLHKDQPIRRQTVITCIGTLKKNMADEDAVSCLVIGTENGDVYILDPEAFTILCKMSLPSTATLMDVTGQFDVEFRITVACRNGNIYILRRDSPKPKYCIELSSHPVGLVRMGKNVVVGCTDETLQGYTQKGKKLWTAYLPAPVTTMALMDLPTRGFQAVLVGLANCEVHMYRDKNLVGTIKTPDVVTSICFGRYGREDGTLIMTTKGGGLIVKILKRTAVFDDRDSAPGPPIAQSIRLNVPKKTKLYVDQTLRERENAVAMHRAFQMDLSRLRLAAARAYVKALESSLAPMSASLTEPLKMNAVVQGLGPSFKLTLNIQNTAVSRPVMNLAISFLYDESLYSMRTAFFKIPLLVPGLNYPIDTFVECLSDKGISDIIKVFVLREGKSAPLLTAHINMPVSEGLALN